Proteins encoded together in one Shewanella acanthi window:
- the pmbA gene encoding metalloprotease PmbA, whose translation MSLNRIDSELTALKDAVAVALEYANKLGTNAAEVAISKQQGLSVSTRLKEVETVEFNKDGALGITVYRDGCKGSSSTSDLSPEAIAQAVKAADDIARFTSPDPFSGLADKALMAKELRDLKLYYPEDISPEELAQLAIRAETAAMDADPRINNSDGASANAHTSVKVYGNSHGFLNGYCSSRYSLSCSVIGQDSDGNMQRDYDYTIARKFSEMLSPEAVGLKSAEKTVSRLGARKIATSRLPILLSPEIATGLMGHLVGAISGGSLYRKSSFLLDAINTQVFPDWFSIEEQPHLLGALASANYDSEGVATTERRIIDRGMLETYLLTSYSARKLGLANTGHAGGIYNWTLSHTGQSFDELVKGMGTGLIVTEVMGQGVNMVTGDYSRGAAGFYVENGEIQFPVEEITIAGNLKDMFSGIQAVSKDFDLRSSIRTGAILLSDMKVAGN comes from the coding sequence GTGTCTTTGAACAGAATCGATAGTGAACTGACCGCGCTGAAAGATGCGGTTGCCGTGGCGCTGGAATATGCCAATAAATTAGGGACAAACGCCGCCGAAGTCGCGATCAGTAAGCAGCAGGGCTTGTCGGTTTCAACCCGTTTAAAAGAGGTTGAAACCGTTGAGTTTAATAAGGATGGGGCGCTGGGGATTACGGTTTATCGTGACGGTTGCAAGGGCAGTTCGTCGACCTCGGATTTAAGTCCAGAAGCCATCGCCCAAGCGGTCAAAGCGGCGGACGATATCGCCCGCTTTACTTCGCCGGACCCTTTCAGTGGCTTAGCCGATAAAGCGCTGATGGCAAAAGAGTTACGCGATCTTAAGCTTTACTATCCTGAAGATATTTCCCCAGAGGAGCTCGCCCAGCTTGCGATCCGCGCCGAAACCGCAGCCATGGATGCAGACCCTAGAATCAATAACTCCGACGGCGCCAGCGCAAATGCTCATACCTCGGTTAAAGTCTATGGTAACAGCCATGGCTTTTTGAACGGTTATTGCAGTTCACGTTACAGCTTAAGCTGCAGCGTGATTGGGCAGGACAGCGACGGCAATATGCAGCGGGATTACGATTACACTATCGCCCGTAAATTCAGTGAGATGTTATCGCCCGAGGCTGTAGGTCTTAAGTCCGCCGAGAAAACAGTGAGCCGCTTAGGCGCGCGCAAGATTGCCACTTCTCGTCTGCCGATTCTGCTATCGCCTGAAATCGCAACCGGATTAATGGGCCATCTTGTTGGCGCGATCAGCGGTGGTAGTTTGTACCGTAAATCGAGCTTCCTGCTCGATGCGATTAACACTCAAGTCTTCCCCGATTGGTTCAGCATCGAAGAGCAGCCGCATCTCTTAGGCGCGCTTGCCAGTGCCAACTATGATAGCGAAGGCGTGGCGACAACTGAGCGCCGCATTATCGATCGCGGTATGCTCGAAACCTATTTATTAACCAGTTACTCGGCACGCAAATTGGGCCTCGCTAATACGGGCCATGCGGGCGGTATTTACAACTGGACGCTGTCCCACACGGGGCAAAGCTTCGATGAATTAGTCAAAGGCATGGGCACTGGCCTGATTGTCACTGAAGTGATGGGTCAGGGCGTTAACATGGTGACCGGTGACTATTCCCGCGGCGCGGCTGGTTTCTATGTTGAGAACGGTGAAATCCAATTCCCAGTTGAAGAGATCACCATCGCAGGCAATCTAAAGGATATGTTCAGCGGGATCCAAGCCGTGAGTAAGGATTTTGACCTGCGCTCCTCTATCCGCACCGGCGCGATTTTGCTGTCGGATATGAAGGTCGCGGGTAACTAA
- the yjgA gene encoding ribosome biogenesis factor YjgA: protein MKIVGDSEHFKQPYDSDEEYVSKTEDKRDCEAAQKVGMELVSLSKTQLDKIELDEHLYDSIMQSHKIKPKTEAYRRHMQYIGKLMRNVDIEPIKAGLAVVLNKNSNETAKLQIFEKMRERLLSQGDSEIQTLVEHYPQLDRQKLRTLVRQATKEIAKGGESKSSKELFKYLRSEIQE from the coding sequence ATGAAGATTGTTGGTGATTCAGAGCATTTTAAACAGCCCTATGACAGTGACGAAGAGTATGTCAGCAAAACAGAGGATAAGCGTGACTGTGAAGCTGCACAGAAAGTCGGTATGGAACTGGTTTCGCTCAGCAAAACCCAGCTAGATAAAATCGAGCTGGATGAGCATTTGTACGACAGCATCATGCAGTCCCACAAAATTAAGCCAAAAACAGAAGCCTATCGCCGCCATATGCAATATATCGGCAAACTGATGCGCAATGTCGATATTGAGCCAATTAAAGCAGGCCTCGCCGTCGTACTGAACAAAAACAGTAACGAAACCGCCAAGCTGCAGATTTTTGAAAAAATGCGTGAGCGTTTACTCAGCCAAGGCGACAGCGAAATTCAAACCTTAGTGGAACACTATCCACAACTTGACCGTCAGAAGCTGCGCACCCTAGTGCGTCAGGCGACCAAAGAAATCGCCAAGGGTGGCGAATCTAAGTCTTCTAAAGAACTGTTCAAGTACCTGCGTAGCGAGATCCAAGAGTAA
- a CDS encoding APC family permease — translation MSQQQPSLRQSLSLWQVVVMGLAYLTPMAVFDTFGIVADITSGLVATSYLLALAGILFTALSYGHLVRKFPYAGSAYTYAQKTFSPNVGFMVGWSSLLDYMFMPMINMLLAKIYLTAMFPSVAPWIFIVGLVLVMTALNLKGVDLVANFNSVIVFAQIAIIVVFIGLMAHGLSLGDGEAVVASVRPFYSEDMSLAPLFTGATILCFSFLGFDGLSSLTEETKDAKRVIPRAMVLTALIGGIIFVSVSYFLQLYFPDLSRFQNIDEMLPEIALYVGGNFFQSVVLVMTTIAVLASGMAAHAGVARILYVMGRDNMLPRKGFGYVHPKWRTPAFNVVLVGLLALSAVSFDLDMALALVNFGALVAFTFVNLSVIVQFYIKEKRNKSFKEHLQYFILPLCGALTIGVLWLNLEQESLELGLIWGAIGILYLGLRSLRLRSKAALQSEA, via the coding sequence ATGAGTCAACAACAGCCGAGTTTGAGACAGAGCTTAAGTTTATGGCAAGTAGTGGTAATGGGCTTGGCCTATCTGACCCCTATGGCCGTTTTCGATACCTTTGGTATCGTTGCCGATATTACCTCTGGTCTCGTTGCGACCTCTTATTTACTCGCGTTAGCGGGTATCCTCTTTACCGCGTTAAGTTACGGCCACCTGGTACGTAAATTCCCCTACGCAGGTTCTGCCTATACCTATGCCCAAAAAACCTTTAGCCCAAATGTCGGCTTTATGGTGGGGTGGTCGTCATTGCTCGATTATATGTTTATGCCGATGATCAACATGTTACTGGCAAAAATCTATTTAACGGCGATGTTCCCAAGTGTGGCGCCATGGATTTTCATCGTCGGTTTAGTGCTGGTGATGACCGCACTTAACCTTAAGGGTGTGGATCTGGTTGCTAACTTCAACAGTGTGATTGTCTTCGCCCAAATCGCCATTATTGTGGTGTTTATTGGTCTGATGGCCCACGGTTTGTCACTGGGTGACGGTGAAGCCGTGGTTGCCAGCGTGCGTCCATTCTATTCTGAGGACATGAGCCTTGCGCCATTATTTACTGGCGCGACGATTCTGTGTTTCTCCTTCTTAGGCTTTGATGGCCTAAGTTCGCTGACCGAAGAAACCAAAGATGCTAAACGCGTTATTCCACGCGCTATGGTGCTGACTGCGCTTATCGGTGGAATTATTTTCGTGAGCGTGTCTTACTTCCTGCAGCTGTATTTCCCAGATTTATCACGTTTCCAAAACATCGACGAAATGCTGCCAGAAATCGCTCTTTATGTCGGCGGTAACTTCTTCCAATCTGTTGTGTTAGTCATGACCACCATTGCGGTATTAGCGTCTGGTATGGCTGCTCATGCTGGTGTTGCCCGTATTCTTTATGTAATGGGTCGCGATAACATGCTGCCACGTAAAGGCTTTGGTTATGTTCACCCTAAATGGCGTACCCCAGCATTTAACGTCGTATTGGTGGGTTTACTGGCCTTATCAGCGGTGTCATTTGACCTAGATATGGCATTAGCTTTAGTTAACTTTGGTGCGCTGGTGGCCTTTACCTTTGTAAACCTGTCGGTGATTGTGCAGTTCTATATCAAAGAGAAACGCAACAAGTCTTTTAAAGAGCACCTGCAATACTTTATCCTGCCGCTGTGTGGCGCCTTAACCATTGGCGTACTGTGGCTAAACCTAGAGCAAGAGTCGTTAGAGTTAGGCTTAATCTGGGGCGCGATTGGTATTCTGTATTTAGGTCTGCGTAGCCTGCGTTTACGCAGTAAAGCTGCACTGCAAAGCGAAGCTTAA
- a CDS encoding ABC transporter permease has product MANLTAQHQASFPNSSPKSAPQSAALSLWQLVLLELSAIVRDKAIAVTLFGGVLFYSILYPLPYQHQVPTEQQLIVVDLDHSSLSRRLIRHADASAKIEVIGQVGSISEAQTFIETGKAHGLLVIPEGFRRDLMLGKGVTLSYGGDASYFLIYSAVAEGLVSAGLDAGKQVQMIGMLTQGKAAKQAQMSVNSIALNSVPAFNPSLGYTPYVVPGLFLLILHQTLLIGTGILGAGQWRQRGYWLDVSPLQLVCGRMLAFLLIYIVFTSFYIGYCYHWYQVSVQASFGLVALWLLPFLLATAAAGVAMSSLFVRRDLPTQVLLLLSMPILFVSGFVWPIALIPEPLVLASQWIPAVPAIMGMLELNQMGASWGSVLPKWLQLWALFGLFLGLAVLGVKRRAAAYVKALEQHS; this is encoded by the coding sequence ATGGCGAACCTTACTGCTCAGCATCAAGCGTCTTTCCCCAACAGCTCCCCTAAAAGTGCCCCTCAAAGCGCGGCCTTAAGTCTATGGCAATTGGTACTGCTCGAACTCAGCGCCATTGTGCGTGATAAGGCCATCGCCGTGACCCTATTCGGTGGCGTGCTGTTTTACTCGATTCTTTACCCTTTGCCCTACCAGCACCAAGTGCCAACGGAGCAGCAGCTCATTGTGGTGGATTTAGACCATTCTTCCTTAAGCCGCAGGCTTATTCGCCATGCTGACGCCAGCGCGAAAATTGAAGTGATAGGTCAGGTGGGATCTATCAGTGAAGCGCAGACATTTATCGAAACCGGCAAAGCGCACGGGCTGTTAGTGATCCCCGAGGGCTTTCGTCGCGATTTAATGCTCGGCAAAGGTGTAACCCTAAGTTATGGCGGCGATGCCAGTTACTTTTTGATTTACTCCGCGGTTGCTGAGGGGTTGGTGAGTGCGGGACTCGATGCGGGCAAGCAAGTGCAAATGATTGGCATGCTCACTCAGGGCAAAGCTGCTAAACAGGCGCAGATGAGCGTCAACTCCATCGCCCTTAACAGTGTGCCAGCATTTAACCCAAGCCTAGGTTATACGCCCTATGTGGTGCCTGGACTGTTTTTACTGATATTGCATCAAACCCTGCTGATTGGTACTGGGATATTAGGTGCGGGGCAGTGGCGACAACGGGGTTATTGGTTAGATGTCTCTCCCCTACAATTAGTTTGTGGCCGTATGTTGGCGTTTTTGCTTATCTATATCGTCTTTACCAGTTTCTACATAGGTTATTGCTATCACTGGTATCAGGTGAGTGTGCAGGCAAGTTTTGGCTTGGTGGCACTTTGGCTATTGCCGTTTCTGCTTGCTACTGCCGCCGCTGGCGTTGCCATGAGCAGCCTGTTTGTAAGGCGCGATTTACCGACCCAAGTGTTACTGCTGCTGTCGATGCCGATTCTATTTGTGTCGGGATTCGTCTGGCCGATAGCCCTTATCCCGGAGCCCCTAGTGCTCGCCTCCCAATGGATACCCGCAGTGCCTGCGATTATGGGGATGCTTGAGCTTAACCAAATGGGTGCGAGTTGGGGGAGCGTGCTACCAAAGTGGCTGCAACTTTGGGCATTATTCGGATTGTTTTTGGGGTTAGCAGTCTTGGGCGTAAAACGTCGCGCCGCAGCCTATGTAAAAGCGCTAGAGCAGCACTCTTAA